A window of Bradyrhizobium sp. AZCC 1610 contains these coding sequences:
- a CDS encoding VTT domain-containing protein, whose protein sequence is MPRCRLLQSSSILIPGDTVWRRCKAGRLAILNDAAAYFAALREALLLATRQVYIIGWDIHSQTRFVGPSGQADDGYPPELGAFLKALLKAKPELRINILSWNFPALYAAEREWNSAAKFTSDAPDRLRFCFDSSLPLGSAQHQKIVVIDGALAFVGGLDLTIRRWDTSEHAAHHPLRTDPDGKPYPPFHDVQCMVDGEAAASLTEMAERRWRAAGCTVETSAAVAGERWPASVPVQSRDMTVGISRTEIATASETGVNEVARLFEASINAADRFIYIENQFTSATDIARLLVQRMLDVPQLRVLIVTPKMHSSWFESQAMQSGRGGFIARFVAAGVMDRIRFLYPTTRDADGAAVVMVHSKVMIVDDRILRVGSANLNNRSMGADTECDLAFEATSEAHWKSIARLRRSLIGHFCGVDEREIASNEADLFGFLDRLAERQAAKSLQPIDPAASAGSVATMVQPVADPREPLHLDRAASRMWTARTILAVSGLAAALAGLALAWQYTSLRDFTDIGFVSSVISQPAWSQFAPLLAIAAFVVGGLVVFPVLVLIAATSAALGPWMGFFSAGAGVLLSALTLFSIGRVLGQARLQRLLGRRAARVQSRIIGKGVVAVAMIRMVPIAPFSIVNVVAGASKLSLRDFLLGTVLGMAPGIAVMAALGAQIADLARNASWTNAVLLALAIIAWIALCLGVQFLVTWMAGRRT, encoded by the coding sequence TTGCCGAGGTGCCGCCTGCTGCAAAGCTCATCCATCCTCATCCCGGGCGATACTGTCTGGAGAAGGTGCAAGGCAGGGCGGCTGGCAATCCTCAACGACGCGGCCGCGTATTTCGCCGCTTTGCGGGAAGCGCTGCTGCTCGCGACGCGGCAGGTCTACATCATCGGCTGGGACATCCACAGCCAGACCCGGTTCGTCGGGCCGTCCGGGCAGGCCGACGATGGTTATCCGCCAGAGCTCGGGGCGTTTCTGAAAGCGCTCCTGAAGGCGAAGCCCGAGCTGCGGATCAACATCCTGAGCTGGAATTTCCCGGCTCTCTACGCGGCGGAGCGGGAGTGGAATTCAGCCGCCAAGTTCACCTCGGACGCGCCGGACCGGCTTCGTTTCTGTTTCGACTCCAGCCTTCCCTTGGGCTCGGCGCAGCACCAGAAGATCGTCGTCATCGACGGCGCGCTTGCGTTCGTCGGCGGTCTCGACCTCACAATAAGGCGCTGGGACACCAGCGAGCACGCAGCCCATCACCCGCTGCGGACCGATCCCGACGGCAAGCCCTATCCGCCGTTTCACGACGTGCAGTGCATGGTGGATGGCGAAGCGGCGGCCAGCCTGACCGAAATGGCGGAGCGCAGGTGGCGCGCCGCCGGATGCACAGTCGAAACATCAGCGGCGGTTGCGGGCGAGCGCTGGCCGGCCTCGGTGCCGGTGCAATCGCGCGATATGACGGTGGGCATTTCCCGAACGGAGATAGCAACCGCAAGCGAAACCGGCGTGAACGAGGTCGCGCGGCTGTTCGAGGCGTCCATCAACGCGGCCGACCGCTTCATCTATATCGAAAACCAGTTCACCAGCGCCACCGACATAGCGCGCCTCCTGGTGCAGCGGATGCTCGACGTGCCACAGCTTCGCGTTCTGATCGTCACACCGAAGATGCATTCGTCCTGGTTCGAATCGCAGGCCATGCAGAGCGGCCGCGGCGGATTCATTGCCCGGTTCGTGGCGGCAGGCGTCATGGACCGGATTCGCTTTCTCTATCCAACGACTCGGGATGCGGACGGGGCCGCCGTCGTCATGGTGCACAGCAAGGTGATGATCGTCGACGACCGTATTCTGCGCGTGGGTTCGGCCAACCTCAACAACCGCTCGATGGGCGCCGATACCGAGTGCGATCTCGCCTTCGAGGCGACGTCGGAGGCGCACTGGAAATCCATCGCCCGGCTTCGCCGCAGCCTGATCGGACATTTCTGCGGCGTCGATGAACGGGAAATCGCAAGCAACGAGGCCGATCTGTTTGGATTTCTCGACCGCCTGGCGGAGCGGCAGGCTGCAAAATCGTTGCAGCCGATCGATCCGGCCGCGTCAGCCGGCAGTGTGGCAACCATGGTGCAGCCCGTCGCCGACCCCCGAGAACCGCTTCACCTCGACCGCGCCGCCAGTCGCATGTGGACGGCAAGAACCATTTTGGCCGTGTCCGGGTTGGCCGCGGCGCTCGCCGGCCTCGCCCTGGCCTGGCAGTACACATCGCTGCGCGATTTCACCGACATCGGTTTTGTCTCCTCGGTCATTTCGCAGCCTGCGTGGTCGCAATTCGCGCCGCTGCTGGCGATTGCCGCCTTCGTCGTCGGCGGGCTGGTGGTGTTTCCGGTGCTGGTATTGATCGCCGCGACATCCGCGGCGCTGGGACCTTGGATGGGCTTCTTCAGCGCGGGCGCCGGCGTGCTGCTCAGCGCGCTCACGCTGTTTTCGATCGGCCGCGTGCTGGGCCAGGCCCGCTTGCAGCGGTTGCTCGGGCGCCGGGCCGCGCGGGTTCAGAGCCGCATCATCGGCAAGGGCGTCGTTGCGGTCGCGATGATCCGGATGGTCCCGATCGCCCCGTTCTCGATCGTGAACGTGGTGGCGGGCGCCAGCAAGCTGAGCCTGCGCGATTTTCTGCTCGGCACCGTGCTGGGCATGGCGCCGGGGATCGCGGTGATGGCTGCGCTCGGTGCGCAGATCGCGGATCTGGCCAGAAACGCCTCGTGGACGAATGCGGTGCTGCTGGCGCTGGCGATCATAGCCTGGATCGCGCTGTGCCTTGGCGTGCAGTTCCTGGTGACGTGGATGGCGGGACGAAGAACGTGA